A genomic segment from Paraconexibacter algicola encodes:
- a CDS encoding dihydrolipoyl dehydrogenase family protein — MRERTFDVIVIGAGPAGEVAAGRLADGGKEVVVVEEHLIGGECSFYGCMPSKALLRPAQLLAEVARVPGATEAVTGELDVAATLARRDQVIHDLDDASQLPWLQERDIAVVRGHGVLTGEREVRVGDELLRARDAVVLGVGTRAMLPPIDGLEAARPWTNREVTTTKELPASLAILGGGPIGCEMAEAYRSLGVVVTLLEGGDRILSKEEQFASALVTESLRTRGVDLRTGVRVGRVERPEPGGPVTLVLEGGGDVTADELLVAAGRRSLTADLGIEAFGGEPGRPIEVDDQLRVPGHPWLFVCGDANGKALLTHVGKHQARIASDVILGRDVRLRPSVDPPPRVTFTEPQVAAVGYTLAQAKAAGINARSARATTSGNAGASFHGRNTPGESRIVIDDDRGVLVGATFTGPDVQDFLHAATVAIVGAVPLEDLWHSVPAFPTRSEVWLHLLADAGL; from the coding sequence ATGCGCGAACGCACCTTCGACGTGATCGTGATCGGCGCCGGCCCTGCCGGCGAGGTCGCCGCCGGACGCCTGGCCGACGGCGGCAAGGAGGTGGTGGTCGTCGAGGAGCACCTCATCGGCGGCGAGTGCTCCTTCTACGGCTGCATGCCGTCCAAGGCGCTGCTGCGCCCGGCCCAGCTGCTGGCCGAGGTGGCGCGCGTGCCCGGCGCCACCGAGGCGGTCACCGGCGAGCTCGACGTCGCGGCGACGCTCGCGCGACGCGACCAGGTGATCCACGACCTGGACGACGCCTCCCAGCTGCCGTGGCTGCAGGAGCGCGACATCGCGGTCGTGCGCGGCCACGGCGTCCTCACCGGCGAGCGCGAGGTCCGGGTCGGGGACGAGCTGCTGCGCGCGCGGGACGCCGTCGTGCTGGGCGTCGGGACGCGGGCGATGCTGCCTCCGATCGACGGGCTCGAGGCGGCGCGGCCGTGGACGAACCGCGAGGTCACCACGACGAAGGAGCTGCCCGCGTCGCTGGCGATCCTCGGCGGTGGCCCGATCGGCTGCGAGATGGCCGAGGCGTACCGGTCGCTCGGTGTCGTCGTGACGCTGCTGGAGGGCGGGGACCGGATCCTCTCCAAGGAGGAGCAGTTCGCCTCCGCGCTGGTGACCGAGTCGCTGCGCACGCGCGGGGTCGACCTGCGCACGGGCGTGCGGGTCGGCCGCGTGGAGCGCCCCGAGCCGGGCGGCCCGGTGACGCTCGTGCTGGAGGGCGGCGGGGACGTGACCGCCGACGAGCTGCTGGTGGCCGCGGGCCGCCGGTCGCTCACCGCGGACCTGGGCATCGAGGCGTTCGGCGGCGAGCCGGGCCGGCCGATCGAGGTCGACGACCAGCTGCGCGTGCCCGGCCACCCGTGGCTGTTCGTCTGCGGCGACGCCAACGGCAAGGCGCTGCTGACGCACGTCGGCAAGCACCAGGCGCGGATCGCCAGCGACGTCATCCTCGGCCGCGACGTGCGGCTGCGGCCCAGCGTCGACCCGCCGCCGCGCGTCACGTTCACCGAGCCGCAGGTCGCGGCGGTCGGCTACACGCTCGCGCAGGCGAAGGCGGCGGGGATCAACGCCCGCTCGGCACGCGCGACGACCTCGGGCAACGCGGGCGCGTCCTTCCACGGGCGCAATACGCCGGGCGAGTCGCGGATCGTCATCGACGACGACCGTGGCGTGCTCGTCGGCGCGACGTTCACCGGGCCCGACGTCCAGGACTTCCTGCACGCCGCGACCGTCGCGATCGTCGGCGCGGTCCCGCTGGAGGACCTGTGGCACAGCGTGCCGGCGTTCCCGACCCGCAGCGAGGTCTGGCTGCACCTGCTGGCCGACGCCGGGCTCTGA
- a CDS encoding PQQ-dependent sugar dehydrogenase: MSRRPLLLLTLGLLAPALAACGADDDTATVASSTPTSAMQDAAPAATTGSGAAAAQATGVQLRRVGSFTQPLYVTGAPGDRRRLFVVEQGGRIMVVRGGRKLAAPFLDIRSLVTAGGEQGLLSVAFPPDYARTGRFYVYYTDKAAKQRVVEYRRATADRADRSSARLVLRMDDPESNHNGGLTKFGPDGLLYIATGDGGGAGDEHGSRGNAQDLGSLLGKLLRIDPRRTGSRAYRVPSSNPFVGRSGARREIFSYGLRNPWRFSFDRSTGDLVIGDVGQGEIEEVDFVQRRDGRAAGAGANFGWRPFEGSRVFRQGESAPGHVKPVIEHSHDDGWCSITGGYVVRDPALTALRGRYVYSDFCKGEIYAGELKASGSTSRRVAGLPKVEGLASFGEDTAGRVYVVSLNGTVSRLAAK, encoded by the coding sequence ATGTCCCGGCGACCGCTGCTGCTCCTGACCCTCGGCCTGCTGGCCCCGGCGCTCGCCGCGTGCGGGGCCGACGACGACACCGCGACGGTCGCGAGCTCGACCCCGACCTCGGCGATGCAGGACGCCGCGCCCGCCGCGACGACCGGGTCCGGCGCCGCCGCCGCCCAAGCCACCGGCGTGCAGCTGCGGCGCGTCGGCTCCTTCACCCAGCCGCTCTACGTCACCGGCGCGCCCGGCGACCGGCGGCGGCTGTTCGTCGTCGAGCAGGGCGGCCGCATCATGGTCGTGCGCGGCGGCCGCAAGCTCGCCGCGCCGTTCCTGGACATCCGCTCGCTCGTCACCGCGGGCGGCGAGCAGGGGCTGCTGTCGGTCGCGTTCCCGCCCGACTACGCCAGGACCGGACGGTTCTACGTCTACTACACCGACAAGGCCGCCAAGCAGCGGGTCGTCGAGTACCGCCGCGCGACCGCGGACCGCGCCGACCGCTCGAGCGCCCGGCTGGTGCTCCGCATGGACGACCCGGAGTCCAACCACAACGGCGGCCTCACGAAGTTCGGGCCGGACGGGCTGCTCTACATCGCCACCGGCGACGGCGGCGGGGCGGGCGACGAGCACGGCAGCCGCGGCAACGCCCAGGACCTCGGCTCGCTGCTGGGCAAGCTGCTGCGGATCGATCCGCGCCGCACCGGCTCGCGCGCCTACCGGGTGCCGTCGAGCAACCCGTTCGTCGGCCGCTCGGGCGCCCGGCGGGAGATCTTCAGCTACGGGCTGCGCAACCCCTGGCGGTTCAGCTTCGACCGCTCGACCGGCGACCTCGTGATCGGGGACGTCGGGCAGGGGGAGATCGAGGAGGTCGACTTCGTGCAGCGGCGCGACGGGCGCGCGGCCGGCGCCGGCGCGAACTTCGGCTGGCGGCCGTTCGAGGGCTCGCGCGTGTTCCGCCAGGGCGAGAGCGCCCCGGGCCACGTCAAGCCGGTCATCGAGCACTCCCACGACGACGGCTGGTGCTCGATCACCGGCGGCTACGTCGTGCGCGACCCCGCCCTGACCGCGCTGCGCGGCCGCTACGTCTACAGCGACTTCTGCAAGGGCGAGATCTACGCGGGCGAGCTCAAGGCCTCCGGCTCGACGTCGCGGCGCGTCGCGGGCCTGCCGAAGGTCGAGGGCCTCGCCTCGTTCGGCGAGGACACGGCGGGCCGCGTCTACGTCGTGTCGCTCAACGGGACCGTCTCGCGCCTGGCCGCGAAGTAG
- a CDS encoding MlaD family protein, protein MVKQAPTVGRLLTMVLFALSCFGLLLFLWISFGGSTPLKPEGYRFKVALPEATQLAVEADVRVAGVPIGKVRAKERDPEGNATLATIEIDPRYAPISSDARVTLRQKTLLGETYVAMTTGTRDAPKLGEGEILRPRQVQPTVELDEILNTLDPFTRQAFRTWQRSAAGSIRDRGDDLNDALGNLPGFVTTGGDLLEVLDEQRAALGGLVRNTGLVFQAITRRENQLDRVIRNGNTVFTAIQREREAFARTFQVFPTFLDESRRTFRRLDRFARVGQPVVADLKVAMDDLAPTLDALGDFGPDLQRLFTDLDPLIDISRRSLPATAEVLDGLRPVLDELGPWLGELNPTLNWVAHNEATLADMFGNLGVATGAKTVSQVPGAPGHYLRQLGPLGVETAAIHTNRVSGNRGNAYHNPGVLAGKELADTGAYASWDCNHVGERPGGGVPSAPACRAAQPYTRAGTLTALPQFPAESYDRP, encoded by the coding sequence ATGGTCAAGCAGGCGCCCACCGTCGGCCGGCTGCTCACGATGGTGCTGTTCGCGCTGTCGTGCTTCGGCCTGCTGCTCTTCCTCTGGATCAGCTTCGGCGGCTCCACCCCGCTGAAGCCCGAGGGCTACCGCTTCAAGGTGGCACTGCCCGAGGCGACGCAGCTGGCCGTCGAGGCCGACGTGCGCGTCGCCGGCGTGCCGATCGGCAAGGTCCGCGCGAAGGAACGCGACCCCGAGGGCAACGCGACGCTCGCCACGATCGAGATCGACCCGCGGTACGCGCCGATCTCCAGCGACGCGCGCGTCACGCTGCGCCAGAAGACGCTGCTGGGCGAGACCTACGTCGCGATGACCACGGGCACCCGCGACGCCCCGAAGCTCGGGGAGGGCGAGATCCTGCGCCCGCGGCAGGTGCAGCCGACCGTCGAGCTCGACGAGATCCTCAACACGCTCGACCCGTTCACGCGGCAGGCGTTCCGCACCTGGCAGCGCTCCGCCGCCGGGTCGATCCGCGACCGCGGCGACGACCTCAACGACGCGCTCGGCAACCTGCCCGGGTTCGTCACGACCGGCGGCGACCTGCTCGAGGTCCTCGACGAGCAGCGCGCCGCGCTCGGTGGGCTCGTCCGCAACACCGGCCTCGTGTTCCAGGCGATCACCCGCCGCGAGAACCAGCTCGACCGCGTCATCCGCAACGGCAACACGGTCTTCACCGCGATCCAGCGCGAGCGCGAGGCGTTCGCCCGCACCTTCCAGGTCTTCCCGACGTTCCTCGACGAGTCCCGGCGCACGTTCCGCCGGCTCGACCGCTTCGCGCGCGTCGGCCAGCCCGTCGTCGCCGACCTGAAGGTCGCGATGGACGACCTCGCCCCGACGCTCGACGCGCTCGGCGACTTCGGACCCGACCTGCAGCGGCTGTTCACCGACCTCGACCCGCTGATCGACATCTCCCGCCGCTCGCTGCCCGCGACCGCGGAGGTGCTCGACGGCCTGCGGCCGGTGCTCGACGAGCTCGGCCCGTGGCTGGGCGAGCTGAACCCGACCCTCAACTGGGTCGCGCACAACGAGGCGACGCTCGCCGACATGTTCGGCAACCTCGGCGTGGCGACCGGGGCGAAGACCGTCTCGCAGGTGCCCGGCGCGCCCGGCCACTACCTGCGCCAGCTCGGCCCGCTCGGCGTCGAGACCGCCGCGATCCACACCAACCGCGTCAGCGGCAACCGCGGCAACGCGTACCACAACCCCGGGGTGCTGGCGGGCAAGGAGCTCGCCGACACCGGCGCCTACGCGTCGTGGGACTGCAACCACGTCGGCGAGCGGCCCGGCGGGGGTGTGCCCTCCGCGCCGGCGTGTCGCGCCGCGCAGCCGTACACGCGGGCGGGCACGCTGACCGCGCTGCCGCAGTTCCCCGCCGAGTCCTACGACCGCCCGTAG
- a CDS encoding wax ester/triacylglycerol synthase family O-acyltransferase yields the protein MAHPPDRLSALDASFLDLDTAVAPLHVGWTMRFEGTAPPVAQLRRHLEARLDHVPRFRRRVTAPRLGLGDLRWSDDPGFDVARHVHALRLAAPGGPGELRELAGTLLSVPLDPARPLWRLYLVDGLAGGGFALIGQAHHALVDGIAAIEVALLLFTPEAPAPADGTDGGPWLPAGPVPLVDGLTDAVRSRVGGGGRTARALLGAARRTDAARLREVAGALESFARPSAATSLDRTVGPAREVAFATTDLEGVRDAGRRHGGTINDVLLAACALALGRALRRRGEHPETVKVLVPVNVRDGTPEDAAPGNKISFVGVDLPVAETDAVRVLRRVRAQTRAAKAAGEAGPLAALADAADVLPATARRAVTRTAAKAASFTAIVSNVPGPPVDLGLLGRPLAALFPAVPCLDGHALTIGALSYRGRLHVGVTADAVVVPDAVDLARDLEQAFDTLRVLPAAREGTPWRERARRRRPAGAATSRPGARRSR from the coding sequence GTGGCCCACCCGCCCGACCGGCTCAGCGCCCTCGACGCCTCGTTCCTGGACCTCGACACCGCGGTCGCGCCGCTGCACGTCGGCTGGACGATGCGGTTCGAGGGGACGGCGCCCCCGGTCGCGCAGCTGCGCCGCCACCTCGAGGCGCGCCTGGACCACGTGCCGCGCTTCCGCCGCCGCGTCACCGCGCCGCGCCTGGGCCTCGGCGACCTGCGCTGGTCCGACGACCCCGGCTTCGACGTCGCGCGCCACGTCCACGCGCTGCGGCTCGCCGCCCCCGGCGGCCCCGGGGAGCTGCGCGAGCTCGCCGGGACGCTGCTGTCCGTCCCGCTGGACCCCGCGCGGCCGCTGTGGCGGCTGTACCTCGTCGACGGGCTCGCCGGCGGGGGCTTCGCGCTGATCGGCCAGGCGCACCACGCGCTCGTCGACGGGATCGCGGCGATCGAGGTCGCGCTGCTGCTGTTCACCCCGGAGGCGCCCGCCCCGGCCGACGGGACGGACGGGGGCCCGTGGCTGCCCGCCGGGCCGGTGCCGCTCGTCGACGGGCTGACCGACGCGGTCCGCTCCCGGGTCGGGGGTGGCGGCCGGACCGCGCGGGCGCTGCTCGGGGCGGCCCGGCGCACCGACGCCGCCCGGCTGCGCGAGGTCGCCGGGGCGCTCGAGTCCTTCGCGCGGCCGTCGGCGGCCACGAGCCTCGACCGGACGGTGGGGCCGGCGCGCGAGGTCGCGTTCGCCACCACCGACCTCGAGGGCGTCCGCGACGCGGGCCGCCGCCACGGCGGGACGATCAACGACGTGCTGCTGGCCGCGTGCGCGCTCGCGCTCGGCCGGGCGCTGCGCCGCCGCGGCGAGCACCCCGAGACCGTGAAGGTCCTCGTGCCGGTGAACGTGCGCGACGGCACCCCCGAGGACGCCGCCCCGGGCAACAAGATCTCGTTCGTCGGCGTCGACCTCCCGGTCGCCGAGACCGACGCGGTGCGCGTGCTGCGCCGGGTCCGAGCCCAGACCCGGGCCGCGAAGGCGGCCGGGGAGGCCGGCCCGCTCGCCGCGCTGGCGGACGCCGCCGACGTGCTGCCCGCCACGGCGCGCCGCGCGGTCACCCGCACCGCGGCGAAGGCCGCCTCGTTCACGGCGATCGTCAGCAACGTGCCCGGGCCGCCGGTCGACCTCGGGCTGCTGGGCCGCCCGCTGGCCGCGCTGTTCCCGGCGGTGCCGTGCCTGGACGGGCACGCCCTGACGATCGGGGCGCTGAGCTACCGCGGGCGGCTGCACGTCGGGGTGACCGCCGACGCGGTCGTCGTGCCCGACGCGGTCGATCTCGCCCGGGACCTCGAGCAGGCGTTCGACACCCTGCGCGTCCTGCCCGCCGCGCGCGAGGGCACGCCCTGGCGCGAGCGGGCCCGCCGCCGCCGTCCCGCTGGTGCCGCTACTTCGCGGCCAGGCGCGAGACGGTCCCGTTGA
- a CDS encoding MBL fold metallo-hydrolase, with translation MGTLEDHDVALVRAENPGPFTLTGTNTWVVGREPCWIVDPGPEQASHQEAVAAVARERGGVGGIALTHDHADHVGGHTALMDRLRGDGEVPLVGAARFPADVALTDGAAFGPLTAVASPGHAPDHLAFVTDDGVLFSGDAVLGTGSVFVAPSPGALTGYLAALRGLRARDLVLICPGHGPLVHDPHAKLDEYLEHRLERERKLVAALAAGGRTIEGLLDAAWGDAPAELRPAAAITMAAHLDKLEEEGRLPEGVERPEVPAWLHGAI, from the coding sequence ATGGGCACGCTCGAGGACCACGATGTCGCGCTGGTGCGCGCCGAGAACCCGGGGCCGTTCACGCTGACCGGCACGAACACCTGGGTGGTCGGCCGCGAGCCGTGCTGGATCGTCGACCCCGGTCCCGAGCAGGCGTCGCACCAGGAGGCGGTCGCGGCCGTCGCCCGGGAGCGCGGCGGCGTCGGTGGGATCGCCCTGACCCACGACCACGCCGACCACGTCGGCGGACACACCGCTCTGATGGACCGGCTGCGCGGCGACGGCGAGGTCCCGCTCGTCGGGGCCGCGCGCTTCCCGGCCGACGTCGCGCTCACCGACGGTGCCGCGTTCGGGCCGCTCACCGCGGTCGCGAGCCCCGGGCACGCGCCGGACCACCTCGCGTTCGTCACCGACGACGGGGTGCTCTTCAGCGGCGACGCCGTCCTGGGCACCGGCAGCGTGTTCGTCGCGCCCTCCCCGGGGGCCCTGACCGGCTACCTCGCCGCGCTGCGCGGCCTGCGGGCACGCGACCTCGTGCTGATCTGCCCCGGGCACGGGCCGCTCGTGCACGATCCGCACGCGAAGCTCGACGAGTACCTCGAGCACCGCCTCGAGCGCGAGCGCAAGCTCGTGGCCGCGCTCGCCGCGGGCGGGCGGACGATCGAGGGCCTGCTGGACGCCGCGTGGGGCGACGCGCCCGCGGAGCTGCGGCCGGCCGCGGCGATCACGATGGCCGCGCACCTCGACAAGCTCGAGGAGGAGGGCCGGCTGCCCGAGGGCGTCGAGCGGCCGGAGGTCCCGGCCTGGCTGCACGGCGCGATCTGA
- a CDS encoding SHOCT domain-containing protein — MFSKLSRRARSSGAPPVAGPGPAPAGGPFAGMTAGAFPALVPGRAPVVLPPDPLEQLERLALLHQHGALTDDEFRQQKTKLLDEL; from the coding sequence ATGTTCAGCAAGCTGTCCCGGCGCGCCAGGTCCAGTGGCGCGCCGCCCGTCGCGGGCCCCGGTCCCGCCCCCGCCGGCGGGCCGTTCGCGGGCATGACCGCGGGCGCGTTCCCCGCGCTCGTGCCCGGCCGTGCACCGGTCGTCCTACCGCCCGACCCGCTCGAGCAGCTCGAGCGCCTCGCGCTCCTGCACCAGCACGGGGCGCTCACCGACGACGAGTTCCGCCAGCAGAAGACGAAGCTCCTGGACGAGCTGTAG